The sequence TGACCACGCTCATCTGAAACCCCCCACATCCGCTCACTGAAATCCACCACCTCCTGAGCCCGAGTTCCCCCAACGGAAGAGGGCTCCGCCCGATGCTGACGGTGATCAGGCCGTCGGATCGGAAGGAGCCCCAAGGGATGTTGGCACGGGAGGAAGACGTGGAAGCACAGGCACTTCGGGCCCAGGGCTGGTCGATCTCAGCGATCGCCCGCCACCTCGGCCGCGACCGGGGAACCGTCCGGTCCCACCTGAAGGGCGAGCGCACCCCCGGCGTCCGCCGCAAGAGCGAGGACGACCCGTTCGACCGGTTCGAGCCGTACGTGACCCAACGGTTGAACGACGACCCGCACCTACAGCTCTCCACGCTGCTCCGAGAAGTGCAGGTGCTCGGGTTCGCCGGGAGCTACCAGACCTTCACCCGACAGGTTCGTTCCCGCTCGCTCCGCCCCCACTGCGAGGCGTGCGCCGGCGCGAAGGGCAGGGCCACGACCGAGATCGAACACCCACCCGGAGCCGAGACCCAGCTCGACTGGCTGGAGCTCCCCGAGGCGCCGTGGGGCGGGACGGCGCTCGTCCTGGTCGGGGCGCTGGCGCACTCGGCGAAGTTCCGGGGGTCGTTTTCCGAGGCCAAGGACACGCCTCACCTGATCGCCGCGACGGACGGGGTCCTGCGGCGCCTGGGCGGGCTGACGAAGCGCCTGCGCATCGACGCCATCGAAGGAGGGGTGATCCCGGGGACCCGCCGGCTCGTCCCCGCGTTCGCCGACGCGTGCCGTCACTACGGCGTCGGGGTCGACCTCTGCCCACCGCGCCG is a genomic window of Actinomycetota bacterium containing:
- a CDS encoding helix-turn-helix domain-containing protein, producing the protein MEAQALRAQGWSISAIARHLGRDRGTVRSHLKGERTPGVRRKSEDDPFDRFEPYVTQRLNDDPHLQLSTLLREVQVLGFAGSYQTFTRQVRSRSLRPHCEACAGAKGRATTEIEHPPGAETQLDWLELPEAPWGGTALVLVGALAHSAKFRGSFSEAKDTPHLIAATDGVLRRLGGLTKRLRIDAIEGGVIPGTRRLVPAFADACRHYGVGVDLCPPRRGNRKGVVEKANDYLAQAWWRTAEVTTVEQAQTSLDAFCGRVADRRPRGHATVAELAVAERLRPVPREPYHAVIEVPRKVSWAALVSFEGNRYSVSPAFVDATVIVSVRLGEPMLEIRSTTGELIASHRRRPAGAGALSRLEEHRVDLERTVLAAFTTDRPCRRKVNRPPSEAAKALAAELTGVPLQQTLPVVVDLSRYEELMRRVP